A part of Microbacterium terregens genomic DNA contains:
- a CDS encoding acyltransferase family protein: MTSNTPPRPPARYAGLDGMRAIAVTLVVTYHLFPSSWVRGGFVGVDVFFVISGFLITSLLLREHTATGRIGLLAFWQRRARRLIPALVAVVTVCATGAWFVGGDVLVRLGEQVLGAATFSYNWVSIAEGTGYFSAATPKLFRNFWSLAVEEQFYVLWPLLLPLFLLLPRSWGRAAAVLALAAASAVWMGVVVSSGTDVTRAYFGTDTHAFGILLGIALAFLLERMLCRARAGSAGVVAGGAAGVAAGRANAAAGGAADVAAGSAGVAAGGAAAVAAGSASVAAAGAAGVAGGRANAAAGGAAGVAAGRANVAAGRTATVAAGSASVAAGETAGGTPGAPSAPASRRLRIATAVAGGAALAGLVALAMLPPTFTPVTFPGVVAAASILSGIAIVAGVWPGSVFGPAIDVRPLRWIGDRSYGIYLWHWPLLVLLVAGIQHTSPDAGVPVWLGGIALALTLVAAELSYRLLETPVRRYGFRGSIVRVSRRLLGSPAARVRAIAGVTMGVLLLGGTSAAIAAAPDDSSAQYAVRAGLQALDAAGAPGTGEPAGPVGPSAPAVSADDAMPVPSPTPVTGDQITAVGDSVMLASGAGLLERFPGIAVDAAVSRSTWAGPGILQALSDTGQLRPYVVVALGTNGPLNAEAMEQMAQIVGPDRGLVLVNAFAPREWIPGVNAELAAFAASRPGVFVADWSSAIAGRTELLAGDQIHPGDAGARVFADTVATAVEHAEQARANAAYQVEMRAYRRLHHSEARVPE; this comes from the coding sequence ATGACCTCGAACACCCCTCCTCGCCCCCCAGCCCGTTACGCCGGCCTCGACGGCATGCGCGCGATCGCCGTGACCCTCGTGGTCACGTACCACCTGTTCCCCTCGTCGTGGGTGCGAGGCGGGTTCGTCGGCGTCGATGTGTTCTTCGTGATCAGCGGCTTCCTCATCACGTCGCTGCTGCTGCGGGAGCACACCGCGACCGGACGCATCGGCCTGCTCGCGTTCTGGCAGCGCCGCGCGCGGCGCCTGATTCCGGCGCTGGTCGCGGTCGTCACCGTCTGCGCGACCGGCGCGTGGTTCGTCGGCGGTGACGTCCTCGTGCGGCTCGGCGAGCAGGTGCTCGGCGCGGCGACCTTCAGCTACAACTGGGTGTCGATCGCCGAAGGGACCGGATACTTCTCCGCCGCCACACCCAAACTGTTCCGCAACTTCTGGTCACTCGCCGTCGAGGAGCAGTTCTACGTGCTGTGGCCCCTGCTGCTGCCGCTGTTCCTGCTGCTCCCCCGGTCATGGGGGCGCGCGGCGGCCGTGCTGGCGTTGGCCGCGGCATCCGCTGTCTGGATGGGCGTGGTCGTCTCGTCGGGCACCGACGTGACCCGCGCGTACTTCGGCACCGACACCCACGCGTTCGGCATCCTGCTCGGCATCGCGCTGGCGTTCCTGCTCGAGCGGATGCTGTGCCGGGCGCGCGCCGGTTCGGCGGGCGTTGTCGCAGGCGGGGCTGCCGGCGTTGCCGCCGGTAGGGCGAACGCTGCCGCAGGCGGAGCTGCCGACGTTGCCGCCGGATCGGCGGGCGTTGCCGCAGGCGGGGCTGCCGCCGTTGCCGCCGGTTCGGCAAGCGTTGCCGCAGCCGGGGCTGCCGGCGTTGCCGGCGGCAGGGCGAACGCTGCCGCCGGCGGGGCTGCCGGCGTTGCCGCCGGTAGGGCGAACGTTGCCGCGGGCCGGACTGCGACGGTTGCTGCCGGTTCGGCAAGCGTTGCCGCGGGCGAGACCGCGGGCGGGACCCCGGGTGCGCCATCCGCGCCGGCCTCTCGCCGTCTGCGGATCGCAACCGCAGTCGCGGGCGGCGCCGCCCTCGCCGGGCTCGTCGCGCTCGCGATGCTGCCGCCGACGTTCACGCCGGTGACTTTTCCGGGCGTGGTCGCAGCTGCCAGCATCCTGAGCGGGATCGCCATCGTCGCCGGGGTGTGGCCGGGCTCGGTCTTCGGGCCCGCGATCGACGTGCGGCCGCTGCGGTGGATCGGCGACCGCTCGTACGGCATCTATCTGTGGCACTGGCCGCTGCTCGTGCTGCTGGTCGCGGGCATTCAGCACACCAGTCCGGATGCCGGTGTCCCGGTGTGGCTGGGCGGCATCGCGCTCGCGCTGACACTCGTCGCGGCGGAGCTGTCGTACCGGCTTCTCGAGACGCCGGTGCGGCGCTACGGTTTCCGCGGGTCGATCGTCCGGGTGAGCCGCCGCCTGCTCGGCTCGCCCGCGGCACGTGTGCGCGCGATCGCCGGGGTGACGATGGGTGTGCTGCTGCTCGGCGGAACCTCGGCCGCGATCGCCGCAGCGCCGGACGACTCGTCGGCGCAGTACGCCGTCCGGGCCGGGCTGCAGGCGCTCGACGCGGCCGGGGCTCCGGGGACTGGCGAGCCGGCGGGGCCGGTGGGCCCTTCGGCGCCGGCGGTGTCCGCGGATGACGCGATGCCGGTGCCCTCCCCCACTCCGGTCACGGGCGACCAGATCACCGCGGTGGGCGACTCGGTGATGCTCGCCTCCGGTGCGGGGCTGCTCGAGCGGTTCCCCGGGATCGCCGTGGATGCGGCGGTGTCGCGGTCCACGTGGGCAGGTCCCGGCATCCTGCAGGCCCTGTCCGACACCGGCCAGCTGCGGCCGTACGTCGTCGTCGCGCTCGGAACCAACGGGCCGCTGAACGCCGAGGCGATGGAGCAGATGGCACAGATCGTCGGCCCCGACCGCGGCCTCGTGCTCGTGAACGCGTTCGCGCCGCGCGAGTGGATCCCCGGCGTCAACGCGGAACTCGCGGCGTTCGCGGCATCCCGCCCCGGCGTCTTCGTCGCGGACTGGTCGAGCGCGATCGCCGGTCGCACCGAGTTGCTGGCCGGGGATCAGATCCACCCCGGGGATGCCGGCGCCCGCGTCTTCGCCGACACCGTCGCCACCGCGGTGGAGCACGCCGAGCAAGCGCGGGCCAACGCCGCGTACCAGGTCGAGATGCGCGCGTACCGGCGGCTGCACCACAGCGAGGCGCGGGTGCCGGAGTAG